From Actinomycetota bacterium, a single genomic window includes:
- the asnB gene encoding asparagine synthase B, with the protein MRTRKGRTICGIVADYQADSRDGAGSSDFQCAVDRLSHRGPDGRGTVAVGTARLGHRRLAIVDVEGGDQPLRAGDHYLVANGEIYNHQVLRRRLRGPFTTGSDNEVILRLIAEQGCEALPALRGMYAFCLATAAGGFVAARDPVGIKPLYWARRKGTVRFASELRAFDADWLETLEVFPPGHVWTPEQGLRRFASATQLGEEHAGQRSDEADRTRAVRAAIVDAVERRMMADVPVGVFLSGGLDSSIVAAVAAGVALRQERRLLTFAVGTDGSADLQAARRVAEHLGTDHHERVYTAEEAVAVLPHVVERLESYEPSLVRSAVPNYFLAELAARTCKVVLTGEGADELFAGYAYLRDITGESELHRELVATVEGLHNLNLQRCDRMTMAHSLEARVPFLDLDVIALALHLPAGDKRSDDHRMEKHLLRTAFADLLPYDIAWRRKSQFGDGSGACDVLAAHAEAAVTDGQLRAAQAHLVPAPRSKEELVYQQFFRRRFPGAADTRILGRFATA; encoded by the coding sequence ATCCGCACGCGAAAGGGGCGCACCATCTGCGGCATTGTGGCGGACTACCAGGCCGACTCCCGCGACGGGGCCGGCAGCTCGGACTTCCAATGCGCGGTGGACCGGCTTTCGCATCGAGGACCCGACGGCCGGGGCACGGTCGCTGTGGGCACGGCTCGTCTCGGCCACCGCCGCCTCGCCATCGTCGACGTCGAGGGCGGTGATCAGCCACTGCGGGCCGGTGACCACTACCTCGTCGCCAACGGCGAGATCTACAACCACCAGGTTCTGCGCCGCCGGCTTCGAGGGCCGTTCACGACGGGGTCGGACAACGAGGTGATCCTGCGACTGATAGCCGAGCAGGGATGCGAGGCGCTGCCCGCCCTGCGGGGCATGTACGCCTTCTGCCTGGCCACGGCCGCGGGCGGATTCGTGGCGGCGCGCGACCCCGTCGGCATCAAGCCGCTGTACTGGGCTCGGCGCAAGGGGACGGTGCGGTTCGCCTCTGAGCTGCGGGCGTTCGACGCCGACTGGCTCGAGACCCTGGAGGTCTTCCCGCCCGGCCACGTCTGGACGCCGGAGCAGGGATTGCGACGCTTTGCTTCCGCGACGCAACTTGGGGAGGAGCACGCCGGGCAGCGCAGCGATGAGGCCGATCGAACGCGGGCGGTGCGAGCGGCGATCGTCGACGCGGTCGAGCGACGGATGATGGCCGATGTCCCGGTCGGGGTCTTCCTGTCCGGAGGCCTCGATTCGAGCATCGTGGCGGCGGTGGCCGCCGGCGTTGCCCTTCGCCAAGAACGCCGCCTTCTCACCTTCGCGGTGGGAACGGACGGCAGTGCGGACCTCCAGGCCGCTCGTCGCGTCGCCGAGCATCTTGGCACGGATCACCATGAGCGCGTCTACACCGCCGAGGAAGCCGTCGCGGTGCTGCCCCACGTGGTGGAGCGACTCGAGTCGTATGAGCCCTCTCTCGTGCGCAGTGCGGTGCCGAACTACTTCCTCGCCGAGCTCGCGGCGCGTACCTGCAAGGTTGTGCTGACGGGCGAGGGCGCGGACGAGCTGTTCGCCGGGTACGCCTACCTCCGTGACATCACCGGTGAGTCCGAGCTGCATCGCGAGCTCGTCGCCACCGTCGAAGGCCTCCACAACCTCAACCTTCAGCGTTGCGACCGCATGACGATGGCCCACAGTCTCGAAGCGCGGGTACCGTTCCTCGATCTCGACGTCATCGCGCTGGCGCTTCACCTTCCGGCCGGCGACAAGCGTTCGGACGATCACCGGATGGAGAAGCACCTGCTGCGGACTGCGTTCGCCGATCTCTTGCCGTATGACATCGCGTGGCGACGCAAGTCGCAGTTCGGTGACGGCAGCGGCGCTTGCGACGTGCTCGCTGCCCACGCCGAGGCGGCGGTCACCGATGGGCAGCTGCGTGCTGCTCAGGCTCATCTCGTCCCGGCTCCGCGAAGCAAGGAGGAACTGGTCTACCAGCAGTTCTTCCGCCGCCGGTTCCCCGGCGCCGCCGACACGCGGATCCTCGGGAGGTTCGCGACAGCGTGA
- a CDS encoding ABC transporter permease produces the protein MVEYLRANWPTVLDHTLAHATIVLLAVGVAGVIGVGLGVLTYRHRRARDLALRLTGVILTIPSLALYAMLITIPFLGIGTKSVVVALTLYSLMPIVRNTVTGLLGVDPAIVESAQGMGMGRWQRLWRIELPLAWPVVLTGLRVSTLIIVGIAALGAIINGPGLGQLIFRGLSSAGRPFALPIALAGFLGVVVLAAVLDAVFNLVSRLTTPRGIR, from the coding sequence TTGGTGGAGTACCTGAGGGCGAACTGGCCGACGGTGCTCGATCACACGCTCGCCCATGCCACCATCGTCCTGCTCGCGGTGGGTGTCGCCGGTGTGATCGGGGTCGGGCTGGGGGTCCTGACGTACCGTCATCGCCGTGCCCGCGACCTCGCCCTGCGCCTCACCGGCGTGATATTGACGATCCCGTCGCTGGCCCTGTACGCCATGCTCATCACGATCCCGTTCCTGGGGATCGGCACCAAGAGCGTGGTGGTGGCCCTCACCCTCTACTCGCTGATGCCAATCGTGCGGAACACCGTGACCGGGCTGCTCGGGGTGGATCCCGCGATCGTGGAGTCCGCGCAGGGCATGGGGATGGGCCGCTGGCAGCGGCTGTGGCGGATCGAGCTGCCCCTCGCCTGGCCGGTCGTGCTCACCGGTCTGCGCGTCTCCACGCTCATCATCGTCGGGATCGCCGCTCTGGGGGCGATCATCAACGGCCCCGGGCTCGGCCAGCTGATCTTCCGCGGGCTCTCCAGCGCCGGTCGTCCCTTCGCGTTGCCGATCGCCCTTGCCGGGTTCCTCGGCGTCGTGGTCCTCGCGGCCGTGCTCGACGCGGTGTTCAATCTCGTCAGTCGCCTGACCACTCCCCGAGGGATCCGATGA
- a CDS encoding betaine/proline/choline family ABC transporter ATP-binding protein (Members of the family are the ATP-binding subunit of ABC transporters for substrates such as betaine, L-proline or other amino acids, choline, carnitine, etc. The substrate specificity is best determined from the substrate-binding subunit, rather than this subunit, as it interacts with the permease subunit and not with substrate directly.), with product MIRLEELTKRFPGSDELAVDSLTMDIPEGEIVVLVGPSGCGKTTTMKLINRLIEPTSGRIFLGGEDVTKTDPDRLRRRIGYVIQQIGLFPHMTIFDNIATVPRLLKWPDEKISQRVDELLDMVGMDPSRYRDRYPKELSGGQRQRVGVARALSADPPVMLMDEPFGAIDPITRERLQNEFLRIQEELRKTIVFVTHDIDEAVKIGDRIAVLRDQSVIAQYDTPVRILSDPADDYVSNFVGSGAALKRLGLAVVGDYELSAWPTGKVGAEPAELERMLHESEHDALLLLDDDNRPLRWLSPAHVGHGDAGTGQVGVRVKAVVELTATLAHALSELVTSRVGCVVVVDGRGAYRGTLDMSVIMAAAEKMRSAERERAAATGTGAPADEDEEEDEDENEDEDEVAL from the coding sequence ATGATCCGACTCGAAGAGCTCACGAAGCGCTTCCCCGGCAGCGACGAGCTCGCAGTGGATTCGTTGACGATGGACATTCCCGAAGGGGAGATCGTGGTCCTCGTCGGTCCGTCCGGCTGCGGCAAGACCACGACCATGAAGCTGATCAACCGGCTCATCGAGCCGACGTCGGGCCGTATCTTCCTCGGCGGCGAGGACGTCACGAAGACGGACCCCGACCGCCTGCGCCGGCGGATCGGCTACGTCATCCAGCAGATCGGGCTCTTCCCGCACATGACGATCTTCGACAACATCGCCACGGTGCCGCGGCTGCTGAAGTGGCCCGACGAGAAGATCAGCCAGCGTGTGGATGAGCTGCTCGACATGGTGGGGATGGACCCGTCGCGCTACCGCGACCGGTACCCGAAGGAGCTCTCCGGCGGACAGCGCCAGCGTGTGGGTGTCGCGCGCGCCTTGTCGGCGGACCCGCCGGTGATGCTCATGGACGAGCCGTTCGGCGCGATCGATCCCATCACGCGGGAGCGGCTGCAGAACGAGTTCCTGCGCATCCAGGAGGAGTTGCGCAAGACCATCGTGTTCGTCACCCACGACATCGACGAAGCCGTGAAGATCGGCGACCGCATCGCGGTACTGCGCGACCAGTCGGTGATCGCCCAGTACGACACCCCGGTGCGCATCCTCTCCGACCCAGCCGACGACTACGTGTCGAACTTCGTCGGATCGGGCGCCGCGTTGAAGCGGTTGGGCCTGGCGGTCGTGGGCGACTACGAACTTTCCGCGTGGCCGACCGGAAAGGTGGGCGCCGAGCCGGCGGAGCTGGAACGGATGCTGCATGAGTCGGAGCACGACGCGTTGCTCCTGCTCGACGACGACAACCGCCCCCTGCGCTGGCTGTCGCCTGCTCACGTGGGCCACGGCGACGCCGGCACGGGACAGGTGGGCGTGCGGGTGAAGGCGGTGGTCGAGCTGACCGCCACGCTGGCGCACGCCCTGAGCGAGCTCGTCACGTCACGGGTGGGCTGCGTCGTGGTCGTCGACGGTCGTGGTGCCTACCGGGGCACGCTGGACATGTCCGTCATCATGGCGGCCGCCGAGAAGATGCGCAGCGCGGAGCGTGAGCGCGCCGCTGCGACCGGCACCGGCGCACCGGCCGACGAGGACGAGGAGGAGGACGAGGACGAGAACGAGGACGAGGACGAGGTGGCGCTCTAG
- a CDS encoding ABC transporter permease: MPLFLALVLAVLYLYVSSQELDSIEARRLTTEFIYASTVRHLYLVGVSTVIVIALAVPLGIVLTRSFARRVSPTIVAVASTSQAIPSIGVIVVLALAAGFGVRYAIIALVLYAFLPVLRNTMVGLRQVDPTVIESGRGMGMTKLTVLRKIELPLSVPVMLAGVRTALVINVGTAAVATLTNAGGLGDIIYTGLVQSRQIVILTGAVLTAVLALLVDYAAGIAEDVLKPKGL; encoded by the coding sequence ATGCCGTTGTTCTTGGCGCTGGTGCTCGCGGTGCTGTACCTGTACGTGAGCAGCCAGGAGCTGGACTCGATCGAGGCGCGGCGGTTGACGACCGAGTTCATCTACGCGAGCACCGTTCGCCACCTGTACCTCGTCGGGGTGTCGACCGTCATCGTGATCGCGCTGGCGGTGCCGCTCGGCATCGTGCTGACCCGTTCCTTCGCGCGTCGGGTCAGCCCGACGATCGTCGCGGTTGCGAGCACCAGCCAGGCGATCCCCTCCATCGGGGTCATCGTGGTGCTTGCGCTCGCCGCAGGCTTCGGCGTGCGCTACGCCATCATCGCCTTGGTCCTCTACGCGTTCCTGCCGGTGCTGCGCAACACGATGGTCGGTCTGCGCCAGGTTGATCCGACGGTGATCGAGTCGGGCCGCGGGATGGGAATGACGAAGCTGACCGTGCTGCGCAAGATCGAGTTGCCGCTTTCGGTCCCCGTGATGCTGGCGGGGGTGCGCACCGCGCTGGTCATCAACGTCGGCACCGCGGCCGTCGCGACGCTGACCAACGCCGGCGGCCTCGGCGACATCATCTACACCGGGCTGGTCCAGAGCCGGCAAATCGTGATCTTGACCGGCGCCGTGCTGACCGCCGTGCTGGCTTTGCTCGTCGACTACGCTGCGGGAATCGCCGAGGACGTCTTGAAGCCGAAGGGCCTGTGA
- a CDS encoding glycine/betaine ABC transporter substrate-binding protein, giving the protein MSPTLRTSRLLAVLLALATLSVGCNGDDAPTGGGEGQTAEEETVAAQVDLSGASVTVGSKEFTEQRIVGQMAVAALEAAGANVTDQTGLQGTEVVRNALESGEIDLYWEYTGTGWITILGNTEFLEGPEKYYESVRDADAENGVVWLEPSEINNTYAFFYNPAVNDLGIQTISELAELAETNPEQATLCAATEFITRDDGLPGVQEAYDFEFSKVAELDLSLAINAAIEGEECTIGEIFQTDPLIAADDLTVLEDDQNFFPVYNLAMTIREDAYGDHSDAYDELFGAITELLDNDTMRDLNARVDLEGMEPEQVARDFLVENGIISE; this is encoded by the coding sequence ATGTCACCCACACTGCGCACCTCCCGTCTGCTCGCCGTGCTCCTAGCGCTCGCCACCCTGTCGGTCGGATGCAACGGCGACGATGCTCCGACAGGCGGCGGGGAGGGCCAGACCGCCGAGGAGGAGACCGTGGCCGCCCAGGTGGACCTGTCCGGGGCGAGCGTGACGGTGGGCTCGAAGGAGTTCACCGAGCAGCGGATCGTCGGGCAGATGGCTGTCGCGGCGCTGGAGGCCGCCGGCGCCAACGTCACGGACCAGACCGGCCTGCAGGGTACAGAGGTCGTCCGCAACGCACTCGAGAGCGGCGAGATCGACCTGTACTGGGAGTACACCGGCACCGGCTGGATCACCATACTCGGCAACACCGAGTTCCTGGAAGGCCCCGAAAAGTACTACGAGAGTGTGCGTGATGCCGACGCGGAGAACGGCGTGGTCTGGCTCGAGCCGTCGGAGATCAACAACACCTACGCGTTCTTCTACAACCCGGCCGTCAACGACCTCGGCATCCAAACGATCTCCGAGCTGGCCGAGCTCGCCGAGACCAATCCGGAGCAGGCCACCCTGTGCGCCGCCACGGAGTTCATCACCCGCGACGATGGCCTCCCCGGAGTGCAGGAGGCGTACGACTTCGAGTTCTCCAAGGTCGCCGAGCTCGATCTGAGCCTCGCGATCAACGCAGCGATCGAGGGCGAGGAGTGCACGATCGGCGAGATCTTCCAGACCGACCCGCTCATCGCTGCCGACGACCTGACGGTGCTCGAAGACGACCAGAACTTCTTCCCCGTCTACAACCTGGCGATGACGATCCGCGAGGACGCCTACGGCGACCACAGCGACGCCTACGACGAACTGTTCGGAGCCATCACCGAGCTGCTCGACAACGACACGATGCGCGACCTCAACGCTCGTGTGGACCTCGAAGGCATGGAGCCCGAGCAGGTGGCGCGCGACTTCCTCGTCGAGAATGGGATCATCAGCGAGTAA